In Hemicordylus capensis ecotype Gifberg chromosome 3, rHemCap1.1.pri, whole genome shotgun sequence, one DNA window encodes the following:
- the LOC128352389 gene encoding plasma membrane calcium-transporting ATPase 1-like isoform X2 — MVTPVSIVAKDLTITLSELRNLMELRKTDAVKKIQENYGDINQLCKRLKTSPTDGIYGIPSELDTRRTVFGKNYIPPKKPQTFLELVWDALQDPTLCFLIIAALISLGLSFYHPPGGSAAACHATDMEEEDEEEEMGWIEGCAILLSVLCVVLVTAFNDWSKEKQFQGLQRRIESEQKFTVIRQGEVIQVPIADLVVGDVAQIKYGDLIPADGLLLQGHDLKVDESSLTGESDHVKKTLTADPMLLSGTHVMEGSGKMVITAVGINSQAGIILSLLGVGETSEKTKDKDNKAKKTKDSSEAAKNLDTVDIERGDEDVEIKTNEEEKPKKAPSHKKEKSVLQAKLTRLAVQIGKGGLAMSILTVIVLLARFFFINFVMKKLVWTKECTPLYLRRILKDLIIGVTILVVAVPEGLPLAVTISLAYSVKQMMRDNNLVRHLDACETMGNATTICSDKTGTLTMNRMTVVQAFIGNMHHRVIAEPNSIHPTTLDCLRKGIATNCAYTSKIVSPERRGGLPRQLGNKTECALLGFLLELKQDYEAIRGMIPEEQLYKVYTFNSERKSMSTVLKNDDGSYQMFTKGASEIVLQKCCFILNEDGESVPFEEEDYALMIKNVIDPMASEGLRTICLAFRDFPADEEEPDWDEEDDIIKDLTCISIVGIEDPVRPEVPEAIRKCQNAGIVVRMVTGDNINTARAIAVKCGILQPGDNFLCLEGKEFNRRIRTSEGEIEQELFDKVWPTLRVLARSSPSDKYNLVDGIINSNVTKQRQVVAVTGDGTNDAPALKRADVGFAMGIAGTDVAKEASDIILTDDNFSSIVKAVMWGRNVYDSISKFLQFQLTVNIVAVIVAFTGACITQNSPLKAVQMLWVNLIMDTFASLALATEKPTEALLKRKPYGETLFDIENGRTAAPEGPPTQHYTIVFNAFVMMQIFNEINARKVYGERNVFEGIFTNSIFCCILVGTLIVQILIVQVGGKPFSCAPLTLEQWLWSILLGIGSLLWGQLIVSIPNKCLCFLKEAGEDIVEAEDEIFEEEVAEEEKEIDYGERELRRSQLLWVRGLTRIQTQCRVVNAFRASLYDKLEAATMGPDEMV, encoded by the exons ATGGTGACTCCAGTAAGCATCGTGGCAAAAGACTTGACTATCACTCTCTCGGAGCTAAGAAACTTGATGGAGTTACGAAAAACAGATGCAGTCAAGAAAATACAGGAAAACTACGGTGACATCAATCAACTCTGTAAACGGTTGAAAACTTCTCCCACGGATGGGATATATGGTATCCCATCAGAACTGGATACAAGGAGAACTGTATTTGGAAAAAACTATATACCCCCTAAGAAACCCCAGACATTCTTGGAGCTGGTATGGGACGCACTGCAGGATCCCACATTATGCTTTTTAATAATAGCGGCCCTCATATCACTGGGGCTTTCATTTTATCACCCACCAGGAGGAAGTGCTGCAGCATGCCACGCCACGGACATGGAGGAagaagatgaagaggaggagatggGTTGGATAGAGGGCTGTGCAATACTCCTGTCAGTTCTTTGTGTCGTGCTGGTAACAGCTTTCAATGACTGGAGTAAAGAGAAACAATTTCAAGGGCTGCAGCGTCGCATTGAGAGCGAACAGAAGTTCACTGTCATTCGGCAAGGGGAAGTAATCCAGGTGCCAATAGCTGACTTGGTGGTTGGGGACGTTGCACAGATCAAATATGGTGACCTTATTCCAGCTGATGGTTTGCTTCTCCAAGGACATGATCTGAAAGTTGATGAGAGTTCCCTCACAGGCGAATCAGATCATGTCAAGAAGACTTTGACAGCAGACCCCATGTTGCTTTCAGGTACCCATGTCATGGAAGGCTCTGGGAAAATGGTGATTACAGCTGTCGGTATAAATTCACAGGCAGGAATTATCCTCAGTTTACTTGGAGTTGGGGAGACAAGtgaaaaaacaaaagacaaagaCAACAAGGCTAAAAAGACAAAGGACTCTTCCGAGGCAGCAAAAAATCTAGACACTGTAGATATAGAAAGGGGGGATGAAGATGTAGAGATCAaaacaaatgaagaagaaaaacccaaAAAAGCCCCTTCACACAAAAAGGAAAAATCAGTTCTGCAAGCAAAACTGACCAGATTAGCGgttcagattggcaaaggaggaCTGGCCATGTCTATACTCACTGTTATTGTCCTTCTAGCCCGTTTTTTCTTTATAAATTTTGTGATGAAGAAGCTTGTTTGGACGAAGGAATGCACACCACTGTACCTACGAAGGATCTTGAAGGACCTGATCATTGGTGTTACCATTTTGGTTGTAGCAGTGCCAGAGGGCCTTCCACTTGCAGTCACCATCTCACTTGCATACTCAGTGAAGCAAATGATGAGAGATAATAACCTAGTGAGACATTTGGATGCCTGTGAAACTATGGGCAATGCAACAACAATTTGCTCAGATAAAACAGGAACCTTAACCATGAACAGAATGACAGTAGTCCAAGCCTTCATTGGTAACATGCATCACAGAGTTATTGCTGAACCTAACTCAATTCATCCCACTACTTTGGATTGTCTGCGAAAAGGTATTGCTACTAACTGTGCATATACTTCCAAAATAGTGAGTCCTGAAAGAAGAGGGGGCCTGCCCCGCCAATTGGGCAATAAAACGGAATGTGCTTTGCTGGGCTTTCTTCTAGAATTAAAACAGGATTACGAAGCTATAAGGGGGATGATACCAGAAGAGCAGCTGTATAAAGTATACACCTTCAATTCTGAAAGGAAATCCATGAGCACAGTTTTGAAAAATGATGATGGTAGTTATCAAATGTTCACCAAAGGTGCATCTGAAATAGTCCTTCAGAAGTGCTGTTTCATACTGAATGAGGATGGGGAATCTGTACCTTTTGAAGAAGAAGACTATGCCCTCATGATCAAGAATGTGATTGACCCCATGGCCTCCGAGGGACTCCGGACCATTTGTCTAGCTTTCAGAGATTTCCCAGCCGATGAAGAGGAACCAGATTGGGAcgaggaggatgacatcatcaaagaCCTGACATGTATCTCAATTGTTGGTATTGAAGATCCAGTGAGACCCGAAGTTCCCGAAGCAATAAGAAAATGTCAGAATGCCGGCATTGTTGTGCGTATGGTCACTGGGGATAACATTAATACAGCTCGTGCGATAGCTGTAAAATGTGGCATCCTTCAACCCGGGGATAACTTTTTGTGCTTGGAAGGGAAAGAGTTTAATAGACGAATACGCACTTCAGAAGGGGAGATAGAACAAGAGCTTTTTGACAAGGTTTGGCCTACACTTCGTGTGCTTGCAAGGTCCTCGCCTTCTGACAAGTACAACTTAGTAGACGGGATCATTAACAGCAACGTCACCAAACAAAGGCAAGTGGTAGCAGTAACTGGTGATGGTACGAATGATGCGCCTGCATTAAAAAGAGCAGATGTTGGCTTTGCAATGGGTATCGCTGGAACAGATGTCGCTAAGGAAGCTTCGGATATCATTCTAACGGATGACAACTTCTCAAGCATTGTAAAAGCGGTGATGTGGGGCAGGAATGTATATGACAGCATTTCCAAATTCCTTCAGTTTCAGCTCACTGTCAATATTGTAGCAGTGATTGTTGCCTTTACGGGAGCATGCATCACACAGAATTCCcctctgaaagctgttcagatgCTGTGGGTCAATCTCATCATGGATACATTTGCTTCTCTTGCACTAGCAACAGAAAAACCAACAGAAGCTCTGTTGAAACGGAAACCTTACG GTGAAACATTATTTGATATAGAAAATGGACGGACTGCAGCGCCAGAGGGCCCACCGACTCAGCATTACACAATTGTATTTAATGCTTTTGTAATGATGCAGATTTTTAATGAAATCAATGCACGGAAGGTTTACGGGGAAAGGAATGTTTTCGAAGGAATATTCACAAATAGCATCTTTTGTTGTATCCTTGTGGGAACATTGATTGTACAGATCCTCATTGTTCAAGTTGGAGGGAAACCCTTTAGTTGTGCACCTCTAACACTGGAGCAATGGCTGTGGTCAATCCTCCTCGGCATAGGGTCACTATTATGGGGACAGCTGATTGTGAGTATTCCAAACAAGTGTTTATGCTTTCTGAAGGAAGCTGGTGAAGACATTGTTGAAGCAGAAGATGAAATTTTTGAAGAAGAAGtagctgaagaagaaaaagagattgACTATGGTGAGAGGGAATTGCGTCGCAGTCAGCTTCTGTGGGTTAGGGGCCTAACCAGAATACAGACGCAGTGTAGAGTTGTGAATGCATTTCGTGCATCCTTATATGATAAGTTAGAAGCAGCAACCATGGGTCCCGATGAAATGGTTTAG
- the LOC128352389 gene encoding plasma membrane calcium-transporting ATPase 1-like isoform X1, translating to MVTPVSIVAKDLTITLSELRNLMELRKTDAVKKIQENYGDINQLCKRLKTSPTDGIYGIPSELDTRRTVFGKNYIPPKKPQTFLELVWDALQDPTLCFLIIAALISLGLSFYHPPGGSAAACHATDMEEEDEEEEMGWIEGCAILLSVLCVVLVTAFNDWSKEKQFQGLQRRIESEQKFTVIRQGEVIQVPIADLVVGDVAQIKYGDLIPADGLLLQGHDLKVDESSLTGESDHVKKTLTADPMLLSGTHVMEGSGKMVITAVGINSQAGIILSLLGVGETSEKTKDKDNKAKKTKDSSEAAKNLDTVDIERGDEDVEIKTNEEEKPKKAPSHKKEKSVLQAKLTRLAVQIGKGGLAMSILTVIVLLARFFFINFVMKKLVWTKECTPLYLRRILKDLIIGVTILVVAVPEGLPLAVTISLAYSVKQMMRDNNLVRHLDACETMGNATTICSDKTGTLTMNRMTVVQAFIGNMHHRVIAEPNSIHPTTLDCLRKGIATNCAYTSKIVSPERRGGLPRQLGNKTECALLGFLLELKQDYEAIRGMIPEEQLYKVYTFNSERKSMSTVLKNDDGSYQMFTKGASEIVLQKCCFILNEDGESVPFEEEDYALMIKNVIDPMASEGLRTICLAFRDFPADEEEPDWDEEDDIIKDLTCISIVGIEDPVRPEVPEAIRKCQNAGIVVRMVTGDNINTARAIAVKCGILQPGDNFLCLEGKEFNRRIRTSEGEIEQELFDKVWPTLRVLARSSPSDKYNLVDGIINSNVTKQRQVVAVTGDGTNDAPALKRADVGFAMGIAGTDVAKEASDIILTDDNFSSIVKAVMWGRNVYDSISKFLQFQLTVNIVAVIVAFTGACITQNSPLKAVQMLWVNLIMDTFASLALATEKPTEALLKRKPYGRNKPLISQIMMKNILFQSIYQLAVVFTLLFAGETLFDIENGRTAAPEGPPTQHYTIVFNAFVMMQIFNEINARKVYGERNVFEGIFTNSIFCCILVGTLIVQILIVQVGGKPFSCAPLTLEQWLWSILLGIGSLLWGQLIVSIPNKCLCFLKEAGEDIVEAEDEIFEEEVAEEEKEIDYGERELRRSQLLWVRGLTRIQTQCRVVNAFRASLYDKLEAATMGPDEMV from the coding sequence ATGGTGACTCCAGTAAGCATCGTGGCAAAAGACTTGACTATCACTCTCTCGGAGCTAAGAAACTTGATGGAGTTACGAAAAACAGATGCAGTCAAGAAAATACAGGAAAACTACGGTGACATCAATCAACTCTGTAAACGGTTGAAAACTTCTCCCACGGATGGGATATATGGTATCCCATCAGAACTGGATACAAGGAGAACTGTATTTGGAAAAAACTATATACCCCCTAAGAAACCCCAGACATTCTTGGAGCTGGTATGGGACGCACTGCAGGATCCCACATTATGCTTTTTAATAATAGCGGCCCTCATATCACTGGGGCTTTCATTTTATCACCCACCAGGAGGAAGTGCTGCAGCATGCCACGCCACGGACATGGAGGAagaagatgaagaggaggagatggGTTGGATAGAGGGCTGTGCAATACTCCTGTCAGTTCTTTGTGTCGTGCTGGTAACAGCTTTCAATGACTGGAGTAAAGAGAAACAATTTCAAGGGCTGCAGCGTCGCATTGAGAGCGAACAGAAGTTCACTGTCATTCGGCAAGGGGAAGTAATCCAGGTGCCAATAGCTGACTTGGTGGTTGGGGACGTTGCACAGATCAAATATGGTGACCTTATTCCAGCTGATGGTTTGCTTCTCCAAGGACATGATCTGAAAGTTGATGAGAGTTCCCTCACAGGCGAATCAGATCATGTCAAGAAGACTTTGACAGCAGACCCCATGTTGCTTTCAGGTACCCATGTCATGGAAGGCTCTGGGAAAATGGTGATTACAGCTGTCGGTATAAATTCACAGGCAGGAATTATCCTCAGTTTACTTGGAGTTGGGGAGACAAGtgaaaaaacaaaagacaaagaCAACAAGGCTAAAAAGACAAAGGACTCTTCCGAGGCAGCAAAAAATCTAGACACTGTAGATATAGAAAGGGGGGATGAAGATGTAGAGATCAaaacaaatgaagaagaaaaacccaaAAAAGCCCCTTCACACAAAAAGGAAAAATCAGTTCTGCAAGCAAAACTGACCAGATTAGCGgttcagattggcaaaggaggaCTGGCCATGTCTATACTCACTGTTATTGTCCTTCTAGCCCGTTTTTTCTTTATAAATTTTGTGATGAAGAAGCTTGTTTGGACGAAGGAATGCACACCACTGTACCTACGAAGGATCTTGAAGGACCTGATCATTGGTGTTACCATTTTGGTTGTAGCAGTGCCAGAGGGCCTTCCACTTGCAGTCACCATCTCACTTGCATACTCAGTGAAGCAAATGATGAGAGATAATAACCTAGTGAGACATTTGGATGCCTGTGAAACTATGGGCAATGCAACAACAATTTGCTCAGATAAAACAGGAACCTTAACCATGAACAGAATGACAGTAGTCCAAGCCTTCATTGGTAACATGCATCACAGAGTTATTGCTGAACCTAACTCAATTCATCCCACTACTTTGGATTGTCTGCGAAAAGGTATTGCTACTAACTGTGCATATACTTCCAAAATAGTGAGTCCTGAAAGAAGAGGGGGCCTGCCCCGCCAATTGGGCAATAAAACGGAATGTGCTTTGCTGGGCTTTCTTCTAGAATTAAAACAGGATTACGAAGCTATAAGGGGGATGATACCAGAAGAGCAGCTGTATAAAGTATACACCTTCAATTCTGAAAGGAAATCCATGAGCACAGTTTTGAAAAATGATGATGGTAGTTATCAAATGTTCACCAAAGGTGCATCTGAAATAGTCCTTCAGAAGTGCTGTTTCATACTGAATGAGGATGGGGAATCTGTACCTTTTGAAGAAGAAGACTATGCCCTCATGATCAAGAATGTGATTGACCCCATGGCCTCCGAGGGACTCCGGACCATTTGTCTAGCTTTCAGAGATTTCCCAGCCGATGAAGAGGAACCAGATTGGGAcgaggaggatgacatcatcaaagaCCTGACATGTATCTCAATTGTTGGTATTGAAGATCCAGTGAGACCCGAAGTTCCCGAAGCAATAAGAAAATGTCAGAATGCCGGCATTGTTGTGCGTATGGTCACTGGGGATAACATTAATACAGCTCGTGCGATAGCTGTAAAATGTGGCATCCTTCAACCCGGGGATAACTTTTTGTGCTTGGAAGGGAAAGAGTTTAATAGACGAATACGCACTTCAGAAGGGGAGATAGAACAAGAGCTTTTTGACAAGGTTTGGCCTACACTTCGTGTGCTTGCAAGGTCCTCGCCTTCTGACAAGTACAACTTAGTAGACGGGATCATTAACAGCAACGTCACCAAACAAAGGCAAGTGGTAGCAGTAACTGGTGATGGTACGAATGATGCGCCTGCATTAAAAAGAGCAGATGTTGGCTTTGCAATGGGTATCGCTGGAACAGATGTCGCTAAGGAAGCTTCGGATATCATTCTAACGGATGACAACTTCTCAAGCATTGTAAAAGCGGTGATGTGGGGCAGGAATGTATATGACAGCATTTCCAAATTCCTTCAGTTTCAGCTCACTGTCAATATTGTAGCAGTGATTGTTGCCTTTACGGGAGCATGCATCACACAGAATTCCcctctgaaagctgttcagatgCTGTGGGTCAATCTCATCATGGATACATTTGCTTCTCTTGCACTAGCAACAGAAAAACCAACAGAAGCTCTGTTGAAACGGAAACCTTACGGTAGAAATAAACCTCTTATATCTCAGATAATGATGAAAAATATTTTATTCCAATCCATTTATCAGCTTGCCGTTGTCTTCACGCTTCTTTTTGCAGGTGAAACATTATTTGATATAGAAAATGGACGGACTGCAGCGCCAGAGGGCCCACCGACTCAGCATTACACAATTGTATTTAATGCTTTTGTAATGATGCAGATTTTTAATGAAATCAATGCACGGAAGGTTTACGGGGAAAGGAATGTTTTCGAAGGAATATTCACAAATAGCATCTTTTGTTGTATCCTTGTGGGAACATTGATTGTACAGATCCTCATTGTTCAAGTTGGAGGGAAACCCTTTAGTTGTGCACCTCTAACACTGGAGCAATGGCTGTGGTCAATCCTCCTCGGCATAGGGTCACTATTATGGGGACAGCTGATTGTGAGTATTCCAAACAAGTGTTTATGCTTTCTGAAGGAAGCTGGTGAAGACATTGTTGAAGCAGAAGATGAAATTTTTGAAGAAGAAGtagctgaagaagaaaaagagattgACTATGGTGAGAGGGAATTGCGTCGCAGTCAGCTTCTGTGGGTTAGGGGCCTAACCAGAATACAGACGCAGTGTAGAGTTGTGAATGCATTTCGTGCATCCTTATATGATAAGTTAGAAGCAGCAACCATGGGTCCCGATGAAATGGTTTAG